The Streptomyces spororaveus genome includes a region encoding these proteins:
- the ychF gene encoding redox-regulated ATPase YchF: MSLTIGIVGLPNVGKSTLFNALTKNDVLAANYPFATIEPNVGVVGVPDPRLAVLAGIFGSAKVLPATVDFVDIAGIVRGASEGEGLGNKFLANIRESDAICQVIRAFKDENVVHVDGKVSPKDDIETINTELILADLQSIEKAEPRLTKESRLQKEKVAVLAAVVEAKKILEAGDTLFSKGITKGTEQGDLLHELHLLTTKPFLYVFNVDEDELTDDAFKAEQSALVAPAEAIFLNAKLEQDLSELDDEEALELLQSVGQDEPGLATLGRVGFATLGLQTYLTAGPKETRAWTIKQGATAPEAAGVIHTDFQRGFIKAEVISFADLVDCGSVAEARAKGKARMEGKDYVMQDGDVVEFRFNV, translated from the coding sequence GTGTCGCTCACGATCGGAATCGTCGGCCTGCCGAATGTCGGCAAGTCGACCCTTTTCAACGCCCTGACCAAGAACGACGTGCTGGCGGCCAACTACCCGTTCGCCACCATCGAGCCGAACGTCGGCGTCGTCGGCGTCCCGGACCCGCGCCTGGCCGTCCTGGCCGGCATCTTCGGCTCGGCGAAGGTCCTCCCGGCCACGGTCGACTTCGTCGACATCGCGGGCATCGTGCGCGGCGCCTCGGAGGGTGAGGGCCTGGGCAACAAGTTCCTGGCGAACATCCGCGAGTCGGACGCCATCTGCCAGGTCATCCGCGCCTTCAAGGACGAGAACGTCGTCCACGTCGACGGCAAGGTCTCGCCGAAGGACGACATCGAGACGATCAACACCGAGCTGATCCTCGCCGACCTCCAGTCCATCGAGAAGGCCGAACCGCGCCTGACGAAGGAGTCCCGCCTCCAGAAGGAGAAGGTCGCGGTGCTCGCGGCCGTCGTCGAGGCCAAGAAGATCCTCGAAGCGGGCGACACCCTCTTCTCCAAGGGCATCACGAAGGGCACGGAGCAGGGCGACCTCCTCCACGAGCTCCACCTGCTCACCACGAAGCCCTTCCTCTACGTCTTCAACGTGGACGAGGACGAGCTGACGGACGACGCCTTCAAGGCCGAGCAGTCGGCCCTGGTCGCCCCGGCCGAGGCGATCTTCCTGAACGCCAAGCTGGAGCAGGACCTCTCCGAGCTGGACGACGAGGAGGCCCTGGAGCTCCTCCAGTCGGTCGGCCAGGACGAGCCCGGCCTCGCCACCCTCGGCCGCGTCGGCTTCGCCACCCTGGGCTTGCAGACCTACCTGACGGCCGGCCCGAAGGAAACCCGCGCCTGGACGATCAAGCAGGGCGCGACGGCCCCCGAGGCGGCGGGCGTGATCCACACCGACTTCCAGCGCGGCTTCATCAAGGCCGAGGTCATCTCGTTCGCGGACCTGGTCGACTGCGGCTCGGTCGCCGAGGCCCGCGCCAAGGGCAAGGCCCGCATGGAGGGCAAGGACTACGTCATGCAGGACGGCGACGTGGTCGAGTTCCGCTTCAACGTGTAG
- a CDS encoding Pycsar system effector family protein → MTSTPPTAPTVPTPPTGPASRTMLTVLQTTHQHADAKAGILSAVQAALVGTAGAWSEAALDGWRRGGTLGWLAGALLALFTCGLFGGAASLALALRPRVWRPTGPNDYSFVRLAAASDPSPSPSPLTPAEDERQLNAMVRFLSDVALRKYRCVTAAVVCTAVMGTTAGLCLLLRPLLG, encoded by the coding sequence GTGACATCCACCCCGCCCACCGCACCCACCGTCCCCACCCCACCCACCGGCCCCGCCTCGCGCACGATGCTGACCGTCCTGCAGACGACGCACCAGCACGCCGACGCCAAGGCCGGCATCCTCTCCGCCGTGCAGGCGGCGCTCGTGGGGACGGCGGGCGCGTGGAGCGAGGCGGCGCTCGACGGCTGGCGGCGCGGCGGCACGCTCGGCTGGCTGGCCGGGGCACTGCTGGCCCTGTTCACCTGCGGCCTCTTCGGCGGCGCGGCCTCGCTCGCACTGGCGCTGCGACCGCGCGTCTGGCGGCCCACCGGCCCCAACGACTACAGCTTCGTCCGGCTGGCGGCCGCATCGGACCCGTCTCCGTCGCCGTCGCCGCTCACCCCTGCCGAGGACGAGCGGCAGCTGAACGCGATGGTCCGCTTCCTCTCCGACGTGGCCCTGCGCAAGTACCGCTGCGTCACGGCCGCCGTGGTGTGCACGGCGGTGATGGGAACCACCGCCGGGCTCTGTCTGCTGCTACGGCCGCTGCTCGGCTGA
- the ppgK gene encoding polyphosphate--glucose phosphotransferase, whose translation MQIFGVDIGGTGIKGAPVDLERGDLAQERHKVLTPHPATPEGVAGCVGEVVRAFDWDGPLGVTFPGVVTSGVIRSAANMDKSWIGVDAAALISRELGGLPVTVLNDADAAGVAEMTYGAGRGRGGTVLLLTLGTGIGSALFTDGRLVPNSELGHLELKGHDAETRASVKAKEDHDLTWERWAHRVQKYLQHVEMLFSPDLFIIGGGVSRKPEKFLPLIEGVRAEIVPATLQNNAGIVGAAMTAKAAKAAGEK comes from the coding sequence ATGCAGATCTTCGGCGTGGACATCGGCGGAACCGGGATCAAGGGCGCTCCCGTGGACCTGGAGCGTGGCGACCTTGCGCAGGAGCGCCACAAAGTACTGACACCGCATCCGGCCACCCCCGAGGGGGTGGCCGGATGCGTCGGCGAGGTGGTGCGCGCCTTCGACTGGGACGGGCCGCTCGGGGTCACCTTCCCGGGCGTGGTCACGAGCGGCGTCATCCGTTCGGCGGCCAACATGGACAAGTCCTGGATCGGCGTCGACGCGGCGGCGCTGATCTCGCGCGAGCTGGGCGGCCTGCCGGTCACTGTCCTGAACGACGCCGACGCGGCGGGCGTCGCCGAGATGACGTACGGGGCCGGACGCGGGCGCGGCGGCACCGTCCTGCTGCTGACGCTGGGCACGGGCATCGGGAGCGCCCTGTTCACGGACGGGCGGCTCGTCCCGAACTCGGAACTCGGACACCTGGAGCTGAAGGGCCACGACGCGGAGACCCGGGCGTCGGTGAAGGCCAAGGAGGACCACGACCTCACGTGGGAGCGCTGGGCGCACCGCGTGCAGAAGTACCTCCAGCACGTGGAGATGCTGTTCTCCCCGGACCTCTTCATCATCGGGGGCGGCGTCAGCCGCAAGCCGGAGAAGTTCCTGCCGCTGATCGAGGGCGTGCGGGCCGAGATCGTCCCGGCGACGCTGCAGAACAACGCGGGCATCGTGGGAGCGGCGATGACGGCGAAGGCGGCGAAGGCGGCGGGGGAGAAGTAG
- a CDS encoding DUF6542 domain-containing protein, with translation MEQYRTRSAPHQQRPPAQRQGPRSVAVPAQAAGGPRRSPLARRMPRPRLTGLGGGLFACAAMVLVGGVCWLLFGSSLFVYGLLFLPVAAATALWVRPADLITAPIGVPIAFAAGVWPISGGSGGVGGQLMGLVSALSLHAGWLYAGTLVAALIAVVRKAVLIGRRRMPRRVTQ, from the coding sequence GTGGAGCAATACAGGACGCGATCGGCCCCTCACCAGCAGCGACCGCCGGCCCAGCGCCAGGGCCCCCGGTCGGTGGCGGTGCCCGCCCAGGCCGCCGGCGGCCCGCGGCGGTCCCCGCTCGCGCGGCGGATGCCCCGGCCCCGGCTGACCGGCCTCGGCGGCGGGCTGTTCGCGTGCGCCGCCATGGTGCTGGTGGGCGGGGTCTGCTGGCTGCTCTTCGGCTCCTCGCTCTTCGTCTACGGGCTGCTCTTCCTGCCCGTGGCGGCCGCCACCGCGCTCTGGGTACGGCCCGCCGACCTGATCACCGCGCCGATCGGCGTGCCCATCGCGTTCGCCGCCGGAGTGTGGCCCATCTCGGGCGGCTCCGGCGGCGTCGGCGGCCAGCTGATGGGCCTGGTGTCGGCCCTGTCGCTGCACGCCGGCTGGCTGTACGCGGGGACGCTCGTCGCCGCGCTGATCGCCGTCGTGCGCAAGGCGGTGCTGATCGGCAGGCGGCGGATGCCCCGACGCGTCACCCAGTGA
- a CDS encoding DUF4407 domain-containing protein yields the protein MAADTPVRPPEEEYDAWAADTRPAYRSWGGPRRSPAALLRRLIGIREEILDREGAERARYTWYGAIVLNTALLGGASMAMAISTIREGTPVAVAVVVGVVWAWIVLALDSWLVSSTHGYTGGRAVRMLVPRLFLSVVLGLTIAEPLLFQIFDREIRQEMAVGRERDLADFRGDLTACNPLDGQDTTDRDECGDFHLTVPGAPASIKEDIADNTAATARLDEQIKTYNGTLGEKLETERRECAKDRWIWRGNGWDTTETCERARADTSAYKATGKVAEYEAKRAELVGKGNLLSEDLVKTGTAYRADVKKAIDGKVAERQTSQQHDGLLLRAEALSSVAWSDGFALFMMFLLHAVLLLVDAMPVLAKLMSGPSEYDRRLAERREANKRIHLEDQEAQRRVDAIDHEVRRYAAEVWAEEDKARLGHDHYRARTEHARMVREELDARTARLLGE from the coding sequence GTGGCCGCTGACACCCCCGTACGCCCGCCCGAGGAGGAGTACGACGCGTGGGCGGCCGACACCCGGCCCGCCTACCGCTCCTGGGGCGGCCCCCGCCGCAGCCCCGCAGCGCTCCTGCGCCGGCTGATCGGCATCCGCGAGGAGATCCTCGACCGCGAGGGCGCCGAGCGCGCCCGCTACACGTGGTACGGGGCCATCGTCCTCAACACCGCGCTGCTCGGCGGCGCCTCCATGGCCATGGCGATCAGCACGATCCGCGAGGGCACACCGGTCGCCGTGGCGGTCGTCGTCGGCGTGGTGTGGGCGTGGATCGTGCTCGCCCTCGACAGCTGGCTGGTCTCCAGCACCCACGGCTACACCGGCGGCCGGGCGGTCCGCATGCTGGTGCCCCGGCTGTTCCTCTCCGTGGTGCTCGGGCTCACGATCGCCGAGCCCCTGCTGTTCCAGATCTTCGACCGTGAAATACGCCAGGAGATGGCGGTCGGCAGGGAGCGCGACCTCGCCGACTTCCGGGGCGACCTCACCGCCTGCAACCCCCTCGACGGCCAGGACACGACGGACCGCGACGAGTGCGGCGACTTCCATCTGACGGTGCCGGGCGCCCCGGCCTCGATCAAGGAGGACATCGCCGACAACACGGCCGCCACCGCCCGCCTCGACGAGCAGATCAAGACCTACAACGGCACCCTGGGCGAGAAGCTGGAGACCGAGCGCCGCGAGTGCGCCAAGGACCGCTGGATCTGGCGCGGCAACGGCTGGGACACCACCGAGACCTGCGAGCGGGCCCGCGCCGACACCAGTGCGTACAAGGCGACCGGCAAGGTGGCCGAGTACGAGGCCAAGCGCGCCGAACTCGTCGGCAAGGGCAACCTCCTGTCCGAGGACCTGGTCAAGACCGGCACCGCCTACCGCGCGGACGTCAAGAAGGCGATCGACGGCAAGGTCGCCGAGCGGCAGACGTCGCAGCAGCACGACGGACTGCTGCTGCGCGCCGAGGCGCTGTCCTCGGTCGCCTGGTCCGACGGGTTCGCGCTCTTCATGATGTTCCTGCTGCACGCCGTCCTGCTGCTGGTCGACGCCATGCCGGTGCTCGCCAAGCTGATGAGCGGCCCCTCCGAGTACGACCGCAGGCTCGCCGAGCGGCGCGAGGCCAACAAGCGCATCCACCTGGAGGACCAGGAGGCGCAGCGCCGGGTCGACGCCATCGACCACGAGGTCCGGCGGTACGCGGCCGAGGTGTGGGCCGAGGAGGACAAGGCCCGCCTGGGTCACGACCACTACCGGGCGCGCACCGAGCACGCCCGCATGGTCCGGGAGGAGCTCGACGCCCGCACCGCCCGGCTGCTGGGCGAGTGA
- a CDS encoding 4-hydroxy-3-methylbut-2-enyl diphosphate reductase, protein MEHMTAPAPAPASRRVLLAAPRGYCAGVDRAVIAVEKALEQYGAPVYVRHEIVHNKYVVQTLEKKGAIFVERTEEVPEGSIVMFSAHGVAPVVHEEAARGKLATIDATCPLVTKVHKEAIRYANEDFDILLIGHEGHEEVIGTSGEAPDHITIVDGPHDVEKVTVRDESKVVWLSQTTLSVDETMETVDALKTKFPLLVSPPSDDICYATSNRQAAVKVMGADSDLVIVVGSKNSSNSIRLVEVALDAGAKAAYLVDFASEIDEAWLEGVTTVGLTSGASVPEVLVEEVLEWLTVRGYADVEIVKTAEESIVFSLPKELRRDLRAEAAELVADK, encoded by the coding sequence ATGGAGCACATGACTGCTCCCGCCCCCGCTCCCGCTTCCCGCCGTGTCCTGCTCGCCGCGCCCCGCGGCTACTGCGCGGGCGTGGACCGAGCCGTGATCGCCGTCGAGAAAGCCCTTGAGCAGTACGGTGCGCCGGTCTACGTCCGCCACGAGATCGTGCACAACAAGTACGTCGTCCAGACCCTGGAGAAGAAGGGCGCCATCTTCGTCGAGCGGACGGAGGAGGTACCCGAGGGCTCCATCGTGATGTTCTCCGCGCACGGTGTGGCGCCGGTGGTGCACGAGGAGGCGGCGCGCGGCAAGCTCGCGACGATCGACGCGACCTGCCCGCTGGTCACCAAGGTGCACAAGGAAGCCATCCGGTACGCGAACGAGGACTTCGACATCCTCCTCATCGGCCACGAGGGCCACGAGGAGGTCATCGGCACCTCCGGCGAGGCCCCGGACCACATCACGATCGTCGACGGCCCGCACGACGTGGAGAAGGTCACCGTCCGCGACGAGTCCAAGGTCGTCTGGCTCTCCCAGACCACCCTCTCGGTCGACGAGACCATGGAGACGGTCGACGCCCTGAAGACGAAGTTCCCGCTGCTCGTCTCGCCGCCGAGCGACGACATCTGCTACGCCACCTCGAACCGGCAGGCCGCCGTCAAGGTGATGGGCGCCGACTCCGACCTGGTCATCGTGGTCGGCTCGAAGAACTCCTCGAACTCGATCCGGCTCGTCGAGGTCGCCCTGGACGCCGGCGCCAAGGCCGCGTACCTGGTCGACTTCGCCAGCGAGATCGACGAGGCCTGGCTGGAGGGCGTCACCACGGTCGGCCTCACCTCGGGCGCCTCGGTGCCGGAGGTCCTGGTCGAGGAGGTCCTGGAGTGGCTGACGGTGCGCGGCTACGCGGACGTGGAGATCGTCAAGACCGCCGAGGAGTCGATCGTCTTCTCGCTGCCGAAGGAACTGCGCCGCGACCTGCGTGCCGAGGCTGCCGAACTGGTCGCCGACAAGTAA
- a CDS encoding DEAD/DEAH box helicase: MGRREREAVAGGERLYEAAQAVVADHRQAVDAVRAALRPIHDAAAEQALDAIPVARLKEVTEGRLRLGEVERSGLGSVRQVLDAGSYRLRQIPGVGQRTADQVIAAARQISDAVRETIAVHIDVDRPGPRTTALVLALHVLVEAGPEAQRAVDAAAVLARRLGPLLTEAGPAAGRLRMLLAGQAKRDRALAAVAEVRALTGEAAEGAVPELLAQASVDLLRGPSTEVAAWVDFELRSAEYYSLLAEIAGRSPDAAAAEGFLPDEVAERVRGQHLDDTHRRVSLRGYQSFGARFALAQRKVILGDEMGLGKTIQAIAALSHLAAEGQSHFMVVCPASVLINWTREIEARSKLRVMCLHGPDRQEAFADWKGRGGVGVTTFDALRGFPTPGGGEIGMLVVDEAHYVKNPKTRRAQAVTEWSGRCDRVLFMTGTPMENRVSEFRSLVGILQPDLAAAVGDRDGVAGSQAFRKAVAPVYLRRNQQDVLTELPALQHTDEWEELSASDEAAYREAVRSGNFMAMRRAAYADPEKSAKLNRLREIVGDAAENGLKVVVFSTFREVLGAVKDALEDAPGPGGGRVFGPLTGSVPPARRQQVVDEFAAAPEHAVLVAQIEAAGVGLNMQAASVVIICEPQVKPTIENQAVARAHRMGQVRPVRVHRLLATRGVDERMVRMLKNKSRLFDAYARRSAVAESTPDAVDVSDVAMARRIVEEEQARLGAPRR, encoded by the coding sequence ATGGGGCGCAGGGAACGGGAGGCGGTCGCCGGCGGAGAGCGGCTGTACGAGGCCGCGCAGGCGGTGGTCGCCGACCACCGGCAGGCCGTCGACGCGGTGCGGGCGGCGCTGCGGCCGATCCATGACGCGGCGGCGGAGCAGGCGCTCGACGCCATCCCCGTGGCCCGGCTCAAGGAGGTCACCGAGGGCCGGCTCAGGCTCGGGGAGGTCGAGCGGAGCGGGCTGGGCTCGGTGCGCCAGGTGCTCGACGCCGGGTCGTACCGGCTGCGGCAGATCCCCGGCGTGGGTCAGCGGACCGCCGATCAGGTCATCGCGGCGGCCCGTCAGATCTCCGACGCCGTGCGGGAGACCATCGCCGTCCACATCGACGTGGACCGGCCGGGGCCCCGGACCACCGCGCTCGTCCTGGCCCTGCACGTCCTGGTGGAGGCGGGACCCGAAGCGCAGCGTGCCGTCGACGCGGCCGCGGTGCTCGCGCGGCGGCTCGGCCCCCTGCTCACCGAGGCCGGGCCGGCCGCCGGGCGGCTGCGGATGCTGCTGGCGGGCCAGGCCAAGCGGGACCGGGCGCTCGCCGCCGTCGCCGAGGTCCGCGCACTGACCGGGGAAGCGGCGGAGGGCGCGGTGCCGGAGCTGCTCGCGCAGGCTTCGGTGGACCTGCTGCGCGGGCCCTCGACCGAGGTGGCGGCCTGGGTCGACTTCGAGCTGCGGTCCGCCGAGTACTACAGCCTGCTCGCGGAGATCGCCGGCCGCAGCCCCGACGCGGCCGCCGCCGAAGGGTTTCTGCCCGACGAGGTCGCCGAGCGGGTCCGCGGCCAGCACCTCGACGACACCCACCGCAGGGTGTCGCTGCGCGGCTACCAGTCCTTCGGGGCGCGCTTCGCGCTGGCGCAGCGCAAGGTGATCCTCGGGGACGAGATGGGGCTCGGCAAGACCATCCAGGCCATCGCCGCCCTGTCCCACCTCGCCGCCGAAGGGCAGAGCCACTTCATGGTCGTCTGCCCGGCCAGCGTCCTGATCAACTGGACGCGGGAGATCGAGGCCCGCAGCAAGCTGCGCGTGATGTGCCTGCACGGCCCCGACCGGCAGGAGGCGTTCGCCGACTGGAAGGGCCGGGGCGGGGTCGGGGTGACCACCTTCGACGCCTTGCGCGGATTCCCCACGCCCGGCGGCGGGGAGATCGGGATGCTGGTCGTGGACGAGGCGCACTACGTGAAGAACCCCAAGACCCGGCGCGCCCAGGCCGTCACCGAATGGTCCGGGCGCTGCGACCGCGTCCTGTTCATGACCGGGACACCCATGGAGAACCGGGTCTCCGAATTCCGCAGCCTGGTCGGCATCCTCCAGCCCGACCTGGCCGCGGCCGTCGGCGACCGGGACGGCGTGGCCGGCTCCCAGGCCTTCCGCAAGGCCGTCGCCCCGGTCTATCTGCGCCGTAACCAGCAGGACGTCCTGACCGAACTGCCCGCGCTCCAGCACACGGACGAGTGGGAGGAGCTGAGCGCCTCCGACGAGGCCGCCTACCGCGAGGCCGTGCGCTCCGGCAACTTCATGGCGATGCGCAGGGCGGCGTACGCGGACCCCGAGAAGTCGGCGAAGCTGAACCGGCTGCGCGAGATCGTCGGGGACGCCGCCGAGAACGGGCTGAAGGTGGTGGTGTTCTCCACCTTCAGGGAGGTCCTGGGGGCGGTGAAGGACGCGCTGGAGGACGCCCCGGGTCCCGGCGGCGGCCGGGTGTTCGGCCCGCTCACGGGGAGCGTGCCGCCCGCCCGCCGCCAGCAGGTGGTGGACGAGTTCGCCGCCGCGCCGGAGCACGCGGTGCTGGTGGCGCAGATCGAGGCGGCGGGCGTGGGGCTCAACATGCAGGCCGCCTCGGTCGTGATCATCTGCGAGCCCCAGGTCAAGCCGACCATCGAGAACCAGGCGGTGGCGCGGGCCCACCGGATGGGGCAGGTGCGTCCGGTCCGGGTGCACCGGCTGCTCGCCACCCGCGGGGTGGACGAGCGGATGGTGCGGATGCTGAAGAACAAGAGCCGCCTGTTCGACGCGTACGCACGGCGCAGCGCCGTCGCCGAGTCCACGCCGGACGCGGTCGACGTGTCGGACGTCGCGATGGCCCGCCGGATCGTCGAGGAGGAGCAGGCGCGCCTGGGTGCGCCCCGCCGGTGA
- a CDS encoding Crp/Fnr family transcriptional regulator: MGPGGQWEWPERSLLGVLSAPARAELLGLGSELTLGSGGVLLTEGATDRHLYVILSGFAKVTATVENGQESLLAVRVGGDSVGEMAALDGAPRSAGVAACGPLRARVIGPGALHGLMLRRPEVAMALTRIVADRLRWANRRRLEFRGYPVKVRLARLLVELAVAYGRPEAGGGHVIGFQLTQPELAALTGAAETTVHKGLRELRDEGLLGTGYRTTTVHDLARLARVAELAEPVAPPAPHGPRGSAEQRP; this comes from the coding sequence ATGGGGCCGGGTGGGCAGTGGGAATGGCCGGAGCGGAGTCTGCTCGGGGTGCTGTCCGCTCCCGCGCGGGCCGAATTACTCGGGCTGGGTTCGGAGTTGACGCTCGGCTCCGGCGGTGTGCTGCTCACCGAGGGCGCCACCGACCGGCATCTGTACGTGATCCTCAGCGGGTTCGCCAAGGTCACCGCGACCGTGGAGAACGGGCAGGAGTCGCTGCTCGCCGTTCGTGTCGGCGGGGACAGCGTGGGCGAGATGGCCGCGCTCGACGGCGCGCCGCGGTCGGCCGGGGTGGCGGCCTGCGGGCCGTTGCGGGCGCGGGTGATCGGGCCCGGGGCCCTGCACGGGCTCATGCTGCGGCGGCCCGAGGTGGCGATGGCGCTGACCCGGATCGTGGCCGACCGGCTGCGCTGGGCCAACAGGCGGCGGCTCGAATTCCGCGGGTACCCGGTCAAGGTGCGCCTCGCGCGGCTCCTGGTGGAGCTCGCCGTGGCGTACGGGCGGCCCGAGGCGGGCGGCGGTCATGTGATCGGCTTCCAGCTCACCCAGCCCGAACTCGCCGCGCTCACCGGAGCCGCGGAGACCACCGTGCACAAGGGGTTGCGCGAGCTGCGGGACGAGGGGCTGCTCGGCACCGGGTACCGGACGACCACCGTGCACGACCTCGCCCGGCTCGCCCGGGTGGCCGAACTCGCCGAGCCCGTGGCACCGCCCGCCCCGCACGGGCCCCGGGGGTCAGCCGAGCAGCGGCCGTAG
- a CDS encoding PadR family transcriptional regulator, producing MTKEPAATADQRRSQLLRGVLDLCLLSLIAERPRYGFEFAQALADGGLDLVSDGSIYPLLARMERAGLISSYRAPSPSGGAPRKYYRLTGAGRAELSGGRGDWRSFAGSVGRILGAGTSEGEAAP from the coding sequence ATGACAAAGGAGCCGGCGGCGACCGCCGACCAACGGCGCAGCCAGCTCCTGCGCGGGGTGCTCGACCTCTGCCTGCTGTCCCTCATCGCCGAACGTCCCAGGTACGGCTTCGAGTTCGCGCAGGCCCTCGCCGACGGCGGGCTCGACCTCGTCAGCGACGGCAGCATTTACCCGCTGCTCGCACGGATGGAACGGGCGGGGCTCATCTCCTCGTACCGCGCCCCGTCCCCCAGCGGCGGAGCCCCGCGCAAGTACTACCGACTGACCGGGGCCGGGCGGGCCGAGCTGAGCGGGGGGCGGGGCGACTGGCGGTCCTTCGCCGGATCCGTCGGCCGGATCCTGGGCGCCGGCACATCCGAGGGGGAAGCCGCACCATGA
- a CDS encoding alpha/beta hydrolase, producing the protein MHQYPQRPRPDEQPSYQEYPPQEQHPGHQDFPGYPGPPQQRPPYGERPPATARTPEPKRSRRRIWIGATLALALLLGGGGFAAWKLDWFSGNGEDVSFGKNTTPPATRKADPSAPATAATPSGDPDVLMPTGPKSGFKQTSKLEDGTIIAKTRLAGAKSGFEGNVWVWAPKEYEDPKYAKSAFPVLIALPGGNGFPDNYWADYSLGLQKAISDGTKAGTSLPFIVIMPVLNPDAKYYYDGSDIPGQAKMGTWIAEDVPDFARANFRTYKSRDGWAFMGSSSGAFVGMKTVLQYPDRFKAVIASGGEIVPDSPLWKGHQAEMDANNPEKLAQKLIDTKGPEVYINFQVGTKESGKERMTKFQQQFGKGPIKMTIRDIQNGEHNGWHYVRGMKEGSLEWVSKVLKGPKPEAG; encoded by the coding sequence GTGCACCAGTACCCGCAGCGTCCGCGGCCTGATGAGCAGCCGTCGTACCAGGAGTACCCGCCCCAGGAGCAGCATCCGGGGCACCAGGACTTCCCCGGGTACCCCGGCCCGCCGCAGCAGCGGCCGCCGTACGGGGAGCGGCCGCCCGCCACCGCCCGGACCCCGGAACCGAAGCGCTCCCGGCGCCGAATATGGATCGGCGCGACCCTCGCCCTCGCGCTCCTGCTCGGCGGCGGCGGGTTCGCCGCCTGGAAGCTCGACTGGTTCTCCGGCAACGGCGAGGACGTGAGCTTCGGCAAGAACACCACGCCCCCCGCCACGCGCAAGGCGGACCCGAGTGCCCCGGCGACCGCCGCCACGCCCTCCGGCGACCCGGACGTGCTGATGCCGACCGGCCCCAAGTCCGGCTTCAAGCAGACCTCCAAGCTCGAAGACGGCACGATCATCGCCAAGACCCGCCTGGCCGGCGCCAAGTCCGGCTTCGAGGGCAACGTATGGGTGTGGGCGCCCAAGGAGTACGAGGACCCGAAGTACGCCAAGAGCGCCTTCCCGGTCCTCATCGCGCTCCCGGGCGGCAACGGCTTCCCCGACAACTACTGGGCCGACTACAGCCTCGGCCTCCAGAAGGCCATCAGCGACGGCACCAAGGCCGGCACCAGCCTCCCGTTCATCGTGATCATGCCGGTGCTCAACCCGGACGCCAAGTACTACTACGACGGCTCCGACATCCCCGGCCAGGCCAAGATGGGCACGTGGATCGCCGAGGACGTCCCGGACTTCGCCAGGGCCAACTTCCGTACGTACAAGTCCCGTGACGGCTGGGCCTTCATGGGCTCCTCCTCCGGTGCCTTCGTCGGCATGAAGACCGTCCTGCAGTACCCGGACAGGTTCAAGGCCGTGATCGCCAGCGGCGGCGAGATCGTCCCGGACTCCCCGCTGTGGAAGGGCCACCAGGCGGAGATGGACGCGAACAACCCGGAGAAGCTCGCCCAGAAGCTGATCGACACCAAGGGTCCCGAGGTCTACATCAACTTCCAGGTCGGCACCAAGGAGAGCGGGAAGGAGCGGATGACGAAGTTCCAGCAGCAGTTCGGCAAGGGACCGATCAAGATGACCATCCGCGACATCCAGAACGGTGAGCACAACGGCTGGCACTACGTCCGGGGCATGAAGGAAGGCTCCCTGGAGTGGGTCAGCAAGGTCCTGAAGGGCCCGAAGCCCGAGGCCGGCTGA